The DNA region CGTTTGTACGACTGGACAAAGCAGTAATGGTCAACAGCTTGGGTCATGACTCATGTGTGCCTTGTAGCCATCTTTAAGCGTTTTATTATGACTGTGTGAGTCACTGTTTGCAGGGACAAGTTAATATGCCATGCCCTAAAATGTATCATGCCTCACAAATGTCAGatttttcttatgattttttaaaaattctatttataGTTTGTTTTCTATCTATTCTCCAATCACTCCAAATTAAACAGTTCTGTATGATGACGCATTACCTTGTGCCTCAGGGCCTCCACAATCATGTCACGATCGCCTTGCAGACTTTCATCCTGCTTATAAGCCCGAAAGGTGTCACCAATGATAGACACTAGCAAATGGGactgacagaaagaaaaacaatgcaaatcaaCTCGAAAAAGAATATAAGGCAAGATTTAACATTGCAACAATGTTTATGTAAGGTTTATGCAAGATGGTGTGGCATGCCATCTGCTGCTTTCACATAGCACAAGATGCTTTTTTAGACTGCGAGTACATTTTCTACGGACTTGCCTTTAAAACAGTTCAAGTGCTTTCCACAGGCTTCCAGGCAGAGGAGGAAGCAGAACAATAagaagactatgaaaactataggGCCCGAAAAAATAGTGAACTAAAAGCATCATGCATATCAAATGTGATGCTTCTAGGATTTCCAGAACTCACAAACTTCTTGCTCTGGAAGATGTAGCAGTGGTACATGTCCGCCGCTGGGTGTCTGGCTACAAAGCCGAGTATTTTGGGCCGAGTCGGATGCACTGCGCAGAAAGAAACAGAGGGCAGAGCGCAGGAGTACAGCATGAACTGAGAAAACGAGAGGGAGACAGTGACGACAGTTATTCTCCATCGTACACATGTGTGTCACTGTCTGAGTTTGAGTACATAGTCCTCAGTCACACCTTTGTTTTATGCTCTAGAATGTCAATAGCACTTCTGGTCAGAAACAGATGTACTTTAGTTTTCTTCATTTTCTCATCCATTTCTGTGTTTGGATCCTAAAAGGGAAGGAAAGTGATGATAATAATGGGACACAGGACAAAGGGTCAAGTTATAAAATATCTCTATCTCTAATGACTACAGTACAGTGAC from Cyprinus carpio isolate SPL01 chromosome B23, ASM1834038v1, whole genome shotgun sequence includes:
- the LOC109061818 gene encoding PTB domain-containing engulfment adapter protein 1-like, with translation MSDIDDDSEIYFSVKFLGRIQVVRPGGMQILTDAVQALQDPNTEMDEKMKKTKVHLFLTRSAIDILEHKTKFMLYSCALPSVSFCAVHPTRPKILGFVARHPAADMYHCYIFQSKKFSHLLVSIIGDTFRAYKQDESLQGDRDMIVEALRHKNKVLERENAELKRRLQANGESADGDQTIYENESDLDQISSRSGQVRFFSEDDKTPLHRNF